In Wolinella succinogenes DSM 1740, a single genomic region encodes these proteins:
- the frr gene encoding ribosome recycling factor, producing MELNEVYQYTKEHMEKTIDAMKRDFATLRTGKVSTAIVEPIRVDYYGTPTPLSQVGSVIASDATTLVISPWEKNLLKGIEKAIQEANIGVNPNNDGDVIKLFFPPMTSEQRKEIAKDAKALGEKAKVAVRNIRKESNDKIKKLEKDKLITEDQSKKAHDEVQKYTDDYVKKIDDMVKSKEEEILKV from the coding sequence ATGGAACTAAATGAAGTTTATCAATACACTAAAGAGCACATGGAAAAGACCATTGATGCAATGAAGCGAGACTTTGCCACCCTCCGAACAGGAAAGGTTTCTACGGCGATTGTTGAGCCTATTCGCGTTGACTATTATGGTACCCCCACGCCCCTAAGCCAAGTGGGTTCAGTCATTGCTTCAGATGCAACCACTCTTGTGATCTCTCCTTGGGAGAAAAATCTTCTAAAGGGTATTGAGAAAGCGATTCAAGAGGCCAATATTGGGGTGAATCCCAATAATGATGGTGATGTGATCAAGCTCTTTTTCCCCCCTATGACAAGCGAGCAACGAAAAGAGATTGCCAAAGACGCCAAAGCTCTAGGCGAGAAAGCCAAAGTAGCGGTGCGAAATATTCGTAAAGAATCAAACGACAAGATCAAAAAACTAGAAAAAGATAAACTCATCACCGAGGATCAATCCAAAAAAGCCCATGATGAGGTTCAAAAATACACCGATGATTATGTTAAAAAGATTGATGACATGGTTAAAAGCAAAGAAGAAGAGATTCTAAAAGTATGA